Proteins encoded within one genomic window of Pseudorasbora parva isolate DD20220531a chromosome 3, ASM2467924v1, whole genome shotgun sequence:
- the asb12a gene encoding ankyrin repeat and SOCS box protein 12a isoform X1: MTISCWLSYCHKNATESALISRVVGVSQVPRYAWLRPKVHASPLHALADVTSEFFGHQDAAVFSPAGHLRCLQLLLAHGAEVDPLDVKAQTPLFTAVCGRYLSCVLALLRAGANPNGSHLNNSSPVLTAAREGDPEILRQLLQHGAEVNARSKVTLWASGVAVCSGPLYLSAIYGHLDCFKMLLLYGADPNYNSPEEKVVGRATQQKTVLELCLRHGCGVEYIQLLIDFGANVYLPTLIIEKSTKQNEAVELLLKERGCPKTLASQCRLAIRRHLIQVNKIHSLDTLEIPHRLINYLKHKSMSSVLVY; this comes from the exons ATGACCATTTCTTGTTGGCTGAGCTACTGTCACAAGAACGCTACAGAAAGTGCATTAATCAGCAGAGTGGTTGGGGTATCCCAGGTACCCCGTTACGCATGGCTGCGTCCAAAGGTACATGCGTCACCGTTGCACGCACTCGCTGATGTCACATCTGAGTTTTTTGGACACCAAGACGCAGCTGTTTTTTCCCCTGCAGGTCACCTGAGGTGCCTGCAGTTGCTCCTGGCCCATGGGGCAGAGGTGGACCCCCTTGATGTGAAAGCCCAGACTCCTCTTTTCACTGCCGTTTGTGGCCGTTACTTGAGCTGTGTGCTCGCCCTGCTCCGTGCTGGGGCTAATCCGAACGGAAGTCACCTGAACAACAGCTCACCCGTGCTCACCGCCGCCCGAGAGGGTGACCCGGAGATCCTCCGCCAGTTGCTTCAGCACGGGGCAGAGGTCAACGCGAGGTCAAAGGTGACGCTGTGGGCATCTGgggttgctgtgtgcagtggaCCGCTTTACCTGTCAGCCATATATGGACACTTGGActgctttaaaatgttgctGTTATATGGGGCTGATCCGAACTATAACAGCCCGGAAGAGAAGGTGGTCGGCAGGGCCACGCAGCAAAAGACGGTCCTGGAATTGTGTTTGAGGCATGGCTGTGGAGTCGAATACATTCAACTGCTCATTGACTTTGGGGCAAACGTCTACCTGCCGACGCTCATTATAGAGAAGAGCACCAAACAGAATGAAGCTGTTGAGCTGTTGCTGAAAGAGCGAG GGTGTCCGAAGACTCTGGCATCTCAGTGTAGATTGGCCATTCGTAGACACCTGATACAGGTGAACAAGATTCACTCTTTGGACACTTTGGAGATTCCACACAGGCTCATCAACTACCTTAAACACAAGTCCATGAGCAGTGTATTGGTTTACTGA
- the asb12a gene encoding ankyrin repeat and SOCS box protein 12a isoform X2 codes for MLQLRPVEEDESAAESLELNRAVADDDHFLLAELLSQERYRKCINQQSGWGIPGTPLRMAASKGHLRCLQLLLAHGAEVDPLDVKAQTPLFTAVCGRYLSCVLALLRAGANPNGSHLNNSSPVLTAAREGDPEILRQLLQHGAEVNARSKVTLWASGVAVCSGPLYLSAIYGHLDCFKMLLLYGADPNYNSPEEKVVGRATQQKTVLELCLRHGCGVEYIQLLIDFGANVYLPTLIIEKSTKQNEAVELLLKERGCPKTLASQCRLAIRRHLIQVNKIHSLDTLEIPHRLINYLKHKSMSSVLVY; via the exons ATGCTCCAGCTACGGCCAGTGGAAGAGGATGAATCTGCTGCTGAGAGTCTGGAACTGAACCGAGCTGTGGCCGACGATGACCATTTCTTGTTGGCTGAGCTACTGTCACAAGAACGCTACAGAAAGTGCATTAATCAGCAGAGTGGTTGGGGTATCCCAGGTACCCCGTTACGCATGGCTGCGTCCAAAG GTCACCTGAGGTGCCTGCAGTTGCTCCTGGCCCATGGGGCAGAGGTGGACCCCCTTGATGTGAAAGCCCAGACTCCTCTTTTCACTGCCGTTTGTGGCCGTTACTTGAGCTGTGTGCTCGCCCTGCTCCGTGCTGGGGCTAATCCGAACGGAAGTCACCTGAACAACAGCTCACCCGTGCTCACCGCCGCCCGAGAGGGTGACCCGGAGATCCTCCGCCAGTTGCTTCAGCACGGGGCAGAGGTCAACGCGAGGTCAAAGGTGACGCTGTGGGCATCTGgggttgctgtgtgcagtggaCCGCTTTACCTGTCAGCCATATATGGACACTTGGActgctttaaaatgttgctGTTATATGGGGCTGATCCGAACTATAACAGCCCGGAAGAGAAGGTGGTCGGCAGGGCCACGCAGCAAAAGACGGTCCTGGAATTGTGTTTGAGGCATGGCTGTGGAGTCGAATACATTCAACTGCTCATTGACTTTGGGGCAAACGTCTACCTGCCGACGCTCATTATAGAGAAGAGCACCAAACAGAATGAAGCTGTTGAGCTGTTGCTGAAAGAGCGAG GGTGTCCGAAGACTCTGGCATCTCAGTGTAGATTGGCCATTCGTAGACACCTGATACAGGTGAACAAGATTCACTCTTTGGACACTTTGGAGATTCCACACAGGCTCATCAACTACCTTAAACACAAGTCCATGAGCAGTGTATTGGTTTACTGA
- the mtmr8 gene encoding myotubularin-related protein 8, with the protein MEHIITPKVLYVKLLNRYTEKSSVLGTLYLTATHLIYVEQTNNTRKETWVLHHHIGSVEKLPLTASGCPLLIRCKTFQLLHLLFQREKDCQDVCQSLLRLSQPVKDEELYAFLYNPNQNEEDRKRGWEFINVANDFSRMGLSNEYWEISHLNKNFEICSTYPSILGLPKSASVAMVTGSAKFRSRGRLPVLSYYHKDTKAAICRCSQPLSGLNSRCVEDEQMLQVISQANPNCPFIYVVDTRPKLNAMANRAAGKGYENEDNYSNIRFHFQGIENIHVMRNSLQKLLEVCSMKSPSMSDYLTGLENSGWLRHIKSVMDAGVFLAKAVCEERASVLVHCSDGWDRTAQVCSLACILLDPYYRTIKGLMVLIEKEWISFGHKFSHRCGHLDTDPKEVSPVFTQFLECVWQLSEQFPCVFEFSERYLIEIHNQVYACQYGNFIGNCQKERLEMRLQEKTFSLWAHLLENQHQYRNPFYRRTVETTVLRPSTLPLHFKFWCGMYNHYDRGMHPKQSVLDRLLSLTQKQVEGERTMTELQRQLAVADGVLPDPSGPINTTAEQNSSNDNTPTVPVVQSNVSTAPLINGNTEEAGPGAGKCNEKEGADPAATEHDLTSSKDKPVSVETEHSKEEVQESY; encoded by the exons ATGGAGCACATCATAACGCCAAAG GTGTTGTATGTGAAACTACTGAACAGGTACACCGAAAAGTCATCAGTTCTGGGCACTCTTTACTTGACCGCTACTCACCTTATCTATGTGGAACAAACCAACAACACACGCAAAGAAACATGG GTGCTGCATCATCACATTGGATCAGTAGAGAAACTTCCTTTAACCGCTTCTGGTTGTCCACTCCTGATCCGCTGTAAAACCTTCCAGCTGCTTCATCTGCTGTTCCAAAGAGAGAAAGATTGTCAGGACGTCTGTCAATCACTTCTGCGCCTTTCTCAACCAG TCAAAGATGAGGAGCTTTATGCCTTTCTCTATAATCCAAACCAAAATGAGGAGGACAGGAAACGGGGTTGGGAATTCATCAATGTGGCGAACGACTTCAGCAGGATGGGCCTCTCCAATGAATATTGGGAAATCAGCCATCTCAACAAGAACTTTGAG ATCTGTAGCACTTATCCATCTATCCTTGGACTCCCCAAAAGTGCCAGTGTTGCTATGGTAACAGGCAGTGCCAAGTTTAGGAGTCGAGGGAGATTGCCTGTTCTGTCTTACTATCACAAAGATACAAAG GCTGCGATCTGTCGCTGCAGTCAGCCTTTGTCGGGTTTGAACTCTCGCTGTGTAGAAGACGAGCAGATGCTTCAGGTCATCAGCCAAGCGAACCCCAACTGCCCTTTTATATATGtagtggacacacggcctaag TTGAATGCAATGGCGAACCGTGCAGCTGGTAAAGGCTATGAGAATGAGGACAATTACTCCAATATCAGGTTTCATTTCCAAGGAATTGAAAACATCCACGTTATGAGAAACAGCCTGCAAAAACTGCTGGAGG TGTGCTCTATGAAATCCCCTTCCATGAGTGACTATCTGACAGGTTTGGAGAATTCCGGCTGGCTGAGGCACATCAAATCTGTGATGGATGCAGGCGTGTTCCTCGCCAAG GCTGTCTGTGAAGAGAGGGCGAGCGTGTTGGTACACTGTTCCGATGGATGGGACAGAACGGCTCAGGTGTGCTCTTTGGCTTGCATACTATTGGACCCATACTACAGAACCATTAAAGGCCTCATG gttTTAATAGAAAAGGAGTGGATCTCTTTTGGTCATAAATTCAGTCACAG GTGTGGCCATCTAGACACTGACCCCAAGGAAGTGTCTCCAGTGTTCACCCAGTTCCTGGAGTGCGTGTGGCAGCTGTCAGAACAATTTCCCTGTGTGTTTGAGTTCAGTGAACGTTAcctcatagaaatacacaacCAAGTCTACGCATGCCAGTACGGCAACTTCATCGGCAACTGCCAGAAAGAGCGACTGGAAATGAG GTTGCAGGAAAAGACGTTTTCGCTGTGGGCACATCTTCTGGAGAACCAGCATCAGTATCGAAACCCCTTTTACAGACGTACAGTAGAGACTACAGTTCTCAGACCAAGCACTTTACCACTGCACTTCAA GTTCTGGTGTGGGATGTATAACCACTATGACAGAGGCATGCACCCAAAACAGTCTGTTCTAGACCGGCTGCTGTCCCTCACACAGAAGCAGGTAGAAGGAGAAAGAACCATGACTGAATTACAGCGA CAGCTGGCTGTTGCAGATGGAGTTCTCCCTGATCCATCTGGGCCAATCAACACAACTGCAGAACAGAACAGTTCAAATGATAACACCCCCACTGTTCCTGTTGTCCAATCAAATGTAAGCACTGCTCCTTTGATTAATGGCAACACAGAGGAGGCTGGTCCAGGAGCGGGAAAGTGCAATGAGAAAGAAGGGGCAGATCCAGCAGCCACCGAACACGATCTGACCTCCTCTAAGGACAAACCTGTTTCTGTGGAAACAGAACATTCCAAAGAGGAGGTACAAGAATCCTATTGA
- the shisa2a gene encoding shisa family member 2a: MTSPVYCALFLLIAVVLPLSFALSGEYCHGWTDSFNSWHRGFQCPERFDGEDARYCCGTCVLRYCCTYAEARLDQSTCDTGSESENTDDVKMTESVPTYLPFVIVVSAFLSFVLVGAVVSICCCQCVKPKASERLTGPSAAQTSLLESGGPSVDSSTPSRTSTSGSSMTNARPPPSELSVNLYGPMGNPFPSSQSQQYVPPVPQGAPQFYQPYINYALPPERSMLMAPTFIDGRSAFGQVHGQPFPQAPMHTEPIYPTVTV, encoded by the exons ATGACTTCACCGGTTTACTGCGCGCTCTTTCTGTTAATAGCAGTCGTTCTCCCACTGTCTTTTGCGTTATCGGGAGAATACTGTCACGGCTGGACGGATTCCTTCAACTCTTGGCACCGGGGATTCCAGTGTCCGGAGCGCTTCGACGGCGAGGACGCGCGCTACTGCTGCGGAACATGCGTGCTCAGGTACTGCTGTACGTACGCGGAGGCGCGCCTCGATCAGAGCACCTGCGACACCGGATCAGAATCTGAGAACACGGACGACGTGAAAATGACAGAAAGCG TTCCAACATATCTCCCATTTGTGATTGTGGTGAGTGCATTCCTGTCTTTCGTTCTGGTCGGTGCTGTTGTGTCTATCTGTTGCTGCCAATGTGTGAAACCCAAAGCGAGCGAACGGCTAACAGGGCCATCCGCTGCTCAGACCAGCCTGTTGGAGTCTGGAGGACCCTCTGTGGACAGCTCAACCCCATCCCGCACCTCCACTTCAGGCTCCTCCATGACAAACGCTCGCCCTCCACCATCTGAACTCAGCGTTAACCTCTACGGCCCGATGGGAAACCCATTTCCATCTTCTCAGTCGCAGCAGTATGTTCCTCCAGTCCCCCAGGGGGCGCCACAGTTCTATCAGCCCTACATTAATTACGCTCTCCCCCCGGAACGCAGCATGCTGATGGCCCCAACGTTCATAGACGGGCGTTCTGCATTTGGGCAGGTGCACGGGCAGCCTTTTCCACAGGCCCCCATGCACACAGAGCCCATCTATCCCACTGTCACTGTCTAA